AGCCATTGTCTTACCATACCCGTCTAACCCGACTGGGTGTACGCTCGACCGGGATGAAATGAGCGCGATTGTCGAGGTCCTACGTGATAAGGATTTATTCATTCTCTCAGACGAAATATATTCAGAACTGATATATGACCAGTCCCATGTGTCTATCGCCCAATATCCAGAATTACGGGACAAAACCATCGTAATTAACGGCTTGTCTAAGTCACATGCAATGACCGGTTGGCGTATGGGTTTTGCATTTGCACCGGCATTTCTAGCCAAGCATATGCTTAAGGTTCACCAGTATAATGTCAGCTGTACGAGTTCAATCAGTCAACATGCAGCGATTGAGGCGCTAACCGTGGGAGAACGAGATGCAGAGGAAATGAAACGTGTATATGCACGCAGACGAGATTATATGATCAAGCGACTAGAGGATATGGGCATCGACTTTGTCAAACCGAGTGGTGCGTTCTATATATTCCCCTCTATTAAAAAGTGGCAGAGACCATCTTTTGATTTCGCCTCACAATTACTAGAAGAGCAGAAACTCGCCATCGTACCAGGCAGCGCTTTTTCAAATTACGGGGAAGGCTATGTCCGTATATCGTATGCTTATCATGATGACATTTTAGAAGAGGGTGCTGATCGATTACAACGTTTCCTCCATTCGCTATCTTAGG
The genomic region above belongs to Caldalkalibacillus salinus and contains:
- a CDS encoding aminotransferase A — translated: MNRLEQLINENVQGIQISGIRQFFNKVAAYPDAVQLTIGQPDFPTPEHVKEAGKKAIDHNHTTYTPNAGLLSLREAAAQFMRHRYDLHYDANTEVIATIGASQAIDITFRTILEPGAEVILPAPVYPGYEPIIHLCGATPVFVDTSATDFKITAEQIKTHLTEKTRAIVLPYPSNPTGCTLDRDEMSAIVEVLRDKDLFILSDEIYSELIYDQSHVSIAQYPELRDKTIVINGLSKSHAMTGWRMGFAFAPAFLAKHMLKVHQYNVSCTSSISQHAAIEALTVGERDAEEMKRVYARRRDYMIKRLEDMGIDFVKPSGAFYIFPSIKKWQRPSFDFASQLLEEQKLAIVPGSAFSNYGEGYVRISYAYHDDILEEGADRLQRFLHSLS